GGAATGAGGAGGTAGCTGGGACGATAACAATGGTTTACAACCACGACGAGGCAGACGTTGTTAAGGAGCTACTAGACCTCCAGCACGAGTACCTCAACGAGATCGTTGCAAGCCTTCACGTTCACATGGATGAGCATAACTGTTTAGAAGTTGTCGTTGTTAAGGGAGAAGCCAGGAAGATAAAGAAGATCGCCGACAGGCTTCTAAGCCTCAAGGGAGTGAAGCACGGCAAACTAGTCATGACGACCACGGGAAGGGAACTCGTTTAGCGAAACTTTTATTAACCTTTTCTTACTAAAATCTGATTGAAGTCAATAGGTTTAAATTAGCCAAAAACCAAAATAATAATTGTCAGGAGGTGGCAAGGAATGGTCGGAATACAAGTGCAGGAAGTTATGACCGACAAGTACGCCAAGATCGATATAAATGCGCCTCTTTCTGAGGCCATTGGAATTATTGAAAAGGAGGATCCCGATTTAATTCTCGTGTTTGATAGGAATGTGTACAAAGGCGTGCTTACTCAGGACTTGATTATAAGGTCCCACCTAAAATGGGATCCCACAAAGGCCAAGGTTAGGGATGTTTACAAGCCCGCTCCGGTTATTAAACCTAACGATGATCTAAGCCATGCTGCTAAGTTAATGCTCGAGACAGATTTGAGATCCCTTCCCGTCGGTGAAAGCAAGGCTGAGATAATAGGTGTAATAAGTGATATGGCCTTGCTTGAGAGGGTAGTTGCGGAGGAGTTTGGTAAGAGGAAGGTCGAGGAGTTCATGACAAAGGATGTCATAACCTTGACACCAGATGACACTGTTGCGAAGGCCCTGGCCACAATGAGAGATCATGCAATTTCAAGGATTCCGGTTGTTGATGAAGAAGGAAAGCTGGAAGGGCTTGTAACACTTCACGACCTGATAATAAGGTTCATCAAGCCAAGGTTCAAGGCACAGAAAGGAGAGGTCGTTGGAGAAAAAATACCTCCATTCAGCATGAAGCTCAGGGAGGCTATGCTTAAGGGAGTTATCACAATCCTTCCAGACGCCACTGTTAGGGAAGCCGTTTCCACAATGAAGGACAACAACATTGATGGCTTGGTTGTAGTTGATGAAAACAACAAAGTCGTTGGGGTTCTCACGGTTAAAGATCTCCTACTGCCAATATCAAGGATGGTAGAGAAGGAGGCGAGGTTCTACCTCCAGCTTGGAGGCGATGCAACTGCCCTCAGTGAGTTCACCAGGGAAAGGATAATAAATGACATCAAGAGGTTCGTTGATGGCTATTCAGATCTCCTCGGAAACGAGGGAATAATATACCTATACATAAGGAGGTTCAACGAGAAATTCAGGGGAGTTCACCTTTACCAGGCCAGGATGAGGGTTGTAACTGACAGAGGAGTTTTCGTGGCAAAAGGTGAAACTTGGGGAGCAATCCAAGCTGTACATGATGCTATCAGGGCAATTGAGAGGCAACTACTTCAGAAAGCTGAACTCGAAAGGGACATACGCTATGCCAAGAGGTTCATTGAGAAACTTGAGCTATGGCGCTGAGCTCTCTCAAACAACTCCTTTGACTTCGCTATTAGCTCCTTATTTCCAATTTTCTTCCCTTCTTCAAGAAGCTCAAATGACAAGAACTTAAGTATCCTTGAAAACTTCTGGGGGTTTGCTTTCTTAACGTCTTCAAAGATATGTTCGACGATCGGAATGGCATCTTCCCTAGGGAGCAAAAGGAGTATTCTGTACGCTAGGAGTACCTTATCTATCGGTCTAATCACCCTTTCAATATCCTGATTCCTTCCGATAAAGAATAGCAACCTTGGCAGAGGGCCACCTTTTCCAATAATCTTTAAGATTTCAACGGCCTTGTCAACCTCCCCTTTCTCAAGGTAGTCTAGGGCCATATGCTCCAAGAAGGACGATTTGAGGGGCTCGGGTAAGTCCTCGGGGGAAATATTCTCAAAGTCGAGCTCTCCAACGTCTGGACTTTTAACCTCCTCAGGTCTTTCCGTTACATCTACAACCTCATTCTTGAAATCCTCAGTTGTCTTAACTATGTTAGCATCTATGAGGAACTTTCCGTCCTCGTACTTAACCCCCTCTGGAAGGGGCTTCAACAACTCAACGTCCGCCTCCTCTAGCCCGAGATCACTCAGCTTAACTTCGAGAATGTTCTTACTTTTTAAAGCCTCAGCAATCGCATTACTTATCCTTCTAAGGGCCTTTTTCTTCGTGTACGAGTCGGGAATCAGCTTTGCACTCTCCACGGCATCTTTGAATCTTTCTCTCTTCGAGAACTCGTAAGATAAATACAGAAGAGCATCACTCTTTAGAGATGTTATCGGAATTGAGCCTGCTATCTTCCTAGCCCTCTCTGGGTTAATAGGAACAAGCTCTTGAGCTATCCATTTGAGGGCATAGGATCTCCAATAATTATCCTGTATTCCATTGGCTATCTTGAGGGCCTTTTCTATGTCCCCATCTTCAAGTGCTTTCCTTACTCTCAAGAGTTCTTCTATCATCGGGATTATTTATCCCCAGAAAGATAAAAATGTTTCACAATCCTGCCCGCAGATGATTTAAAGCTTTCAGTGAAATGGTAACCTGGGGAGGTTGCATGAGGCCGAGGGTGTTCATAACAAGGGAGATACCCGAAAATGGGATAAGGATGCTCGAAAAGGAGTTCGATGTAGAAGTTTGGGGAGAGGAGAAGGAAATTCCTAGGGAAGTTCTCCTTGAGAAGGTTAAGGACGTAGACGCCTTGGTCACGATGCTTAGTGAGAGGATAGATAGGGAAATCTTTGAGAATGCTCCAAGGCTGAGAATAGTAGCTAACTATGCGGTTGGTTATGACAACATAGATGTTGAAGAGGCCACTAGGAGGGGAATATACGTAACCAACACTCCAGATGTTTTAACTGACGCAACGGCGGATTTGGCATTTGCCCTTTTGCTGGCGACGGCGAGACATTTGATTAAGGGTGACAAATTCGTGAGGAGTGGAGAGTGGAAGAGAAAGGGAATAGCCTGGCATCCGAAGTGGTTTCTGGGATTTGACGTGTATGGAAAGACAATAGGGATCATAGGGTTTGGAAGAATAGGACAGGCAATAGCGAGAAGGGCTAGAGGATTTAACATGAGAATCCTGTACTATTCTAGAACGAGAAAGCTTGATGCTGAAAGAGAGTTAAACGCTGAATTCAAGCCTCTAGAAGAGTTGTTAAGGAAAAGCGATTTCGTTGTTCTCGCAGTTCCCCTAACGAAGGAAACTATGTATATGATTAATGAGGACAGGTTGAGGATTATGAAGAGGAGCGCAATCCTAATCAACGTGGCGAGGGGAAAGGTCGTTGATACGAAGGCCCTCATAAAGGCCTTGAAGGAAGGGTGGATAGCAGGGGCGGGGTTGGATGTTTTTGAGGAAGAGCCCTACTATGATGAGGAGCTCTTTTCCCTCGAGAATGTCGTGTTAACTCCGCACATAGGCAGTGCAACGTTTGGTGCCAGGGAGGGAATGGCCGAGCTTGTGGCGAGAAACCTAATAGCATTTAAGAAAGGTGAAATTCCCCCAACTTTGGTTAACAGAGAGGTAATAAAAATAAGGAAGCCAGGGTTTGAAGAGGGGCGATGATGAGCTCCATCCCTGCCTGAGGTGTGATGAATGTAGCGCGCTCTGAGCTACTCTTTCTTTCCTTCTTTTAGTATCTCCTCTATGTTAAAGCCCTCTTCATATCTCTTGAGCTTCCTTTCGAAGAACTCCATGAACAGCTTGTACCTCTTCATTCTGTGCTTTGGACTTCCCGTAATACTATGTCCGTGTGGCCCCCTCTTGAAGATTGCTATATAGACTTCCTTCCCGAGATCCTTGAGGACATGGTAGAACATGAGGCTTTGGTCTAACGGACAGCGGTAGTCTTCTAGGGAATGGATTAGGAGGAGTGGTGCCTTAACATTCTTTGCATAGAATAGCGGACTCAGCTTCTTGTAGTTCTCGTTTTCAAGTGGATTTGGCCCTATAACTTCCTTGTCAAACCATAACCCTATGTCTGAGAACGCATAGCTTGTAAGCCAGTAGCTTATTCCGTTTTCGCTAATTCCAGCCTTAAATAAATCGCTCTGTGTTAGGGCCCAGTTTGTCATATACCCTCCATAACTTATGCCCGTTATCCCTATCCTCTCCCTATCTGCCTGAGGTTCCAGTTTCAAGAACTCTTCTACACCGTTCAGAATGTCTTGGAAGTCCTCAAGTCCCGTTCTCTCCAGTACTCTAAGTGCGAAGTCCTCACTGTAGCCATTACTTCCCCTTGGGTTAACGAACACTATGTAATATCCCTTGTTGGCCATTAGCTGCATCTCGTACTTGAAGTAGTACCCATACATTCCCTTTGGTCCTCCGTGGACGAACACTATAACGGGAGCCTTTTCTCCCTCCTTAATATCTGGTTTTATGTACCATCCGTCAATCTCCAGGTCGATGCTCTTATAGCGGAAGTGTTTGGGTTCATAAGTTTTTAACTTCTTGAAGATCAGGCCGTTGTAGTCTGTCAGTTGCTTCTCCTCGCCATCCCAAACGTAAAGCTCCCTAAGCCTAGTTGCAGTCTCTTTCAGATAAACTACAACTTCATCAACGTCAAATCCCATTATCCA
This is a stretch of genomic DNA from Pyrococcus sp. ST04. It encodes these proteins:
- the nikR gene encoding nickel-responsive transcriptional regulator NikR, with amino-acid sequence MNVVRFGVSIPEELLEKFDKIIEEKGYTNRSEAIRDLIRDFIVRYEWEVGNEEVAGTITMVYNHDEADVVKELLDLQHEYLNEIVASLHVHMDEHNCLEVVVVKGEARKIKKIADRLLSLKGVKHGKLVMTTTGRELV
- a CDS encoding CBS domain-containing protein, translated to MVGIQVQEVMTDKYAKIDINAPLSEAIGIIEKEDPDLILVFDRNVYKGVLTQDLIIRSHLKWDPTKAKVRDVYKPAPVIKPNDDLSHAAKLMLETDLRSLPVGESKAEIIGVISDMALLERVVAEEFGKRKVEEFMTKDVITLTPDDTVAKALATMRDHAISRIPVVDEEGKLEGLVTLHDLIIRFIKPRFKAQKGEVVGEKIPPFSMKLREAMLKGVITILPDATVREAVSTMKDNNIDGLVVVDENNKVVGVLTVKDLLLPISRMVEKEARFYLQLGGDATALSEFTRERIINDIKRFVDGYSDLLGNEGIIYLYIRRFNEKFRGVHLYQARMRVVTDRGVFVAKGETWGAIQAVHDAIRAIERQLLQKAELERDIRYAKRFIEKLELWR
- the gyaR gene encoding glyoxylate reductase — translated: MRPRVFITREIPENGIRMLEKEFDVEVWGEEKEIPREVLLEKVKDVDALVTMLSERIDREIFENAPRLRIVANYAVGYDNIDVEEATRRGIYVTNTPDVLTDATADLAFALLLATARHLIKGDKFVRSGEWKRKGIAWHPKWFLGFDVYGKTIGIIGFGRIGQAIARRARGFNMRILYYSRTRKLDAERELNAEFKPLEELLRKSDFVVLAVPLTKETMYMINEDRLRIMKRSAILINVARGKVVDTKALIKALKEGWIAGAGLDVFEEEPYYDEELFSLENVVLTPHIGSATFGAREGMAELVARNLIAFKKGEIPPTLVNREVIKIRKPGFEEGR
- a CDS encoding S9 family peptidase: MSNIEWNEKTFTKFAYIGDPRTRGKLVAYTLTKANLEKNKYESTIVIEDLEKRWKKYIENATMPRLSPDERKIAFMRANEERKTSEIWIAEVETLSAKKVLEAKNIRSIEWNEDSRRLLVVGFKRRDDEDFIFEDDVPAWFDRLGFFDGEKTTFWIVDSEAEEVIDQFEKPRFSSGIWHGDSIVVNVPHREGIPQYFKFWDIYIWKDGEEERLFEKVSYSAIDSDGRSILLYGKPEKKFISEHDKLYIYDGKEVTPIMDKIDREAGQAKIKDGNVYFTLYEEGSVNLYMWNGEVKEISKGKHWIMGFDVDEVVVYLKETATRLRELYVWDGEEKQLTDYNGLIFKKLKTYEPKHFRYKSIDLEIDGWYIKPDIKEGEKAPVIVFVHGGPKGMYGYYFKYEMQLMANKGYYIVFVNPRGSNGYSEDFALRVLERTGLEDFQDILNGVEEFLKLEPQADRERIGITGISYGGYMTNWALTQSDLFKAGISENGISYWLTSYAFSDIGLWFDKEVIGPNPLENENYKKLSPLFYAKNVKAPLLLIHSLEDYRCPLDQSLMFYHVLKDLGKEVYIAIFKRGPHGHSITGSPKHRMKRYKLFMEFFERKLKRYEEGFNIEEILKEGKKE